One window of the Colletotrichum destructivum chromosome 4, complete sequence genome contains the following:
- a CDS encoding Putative serine/threonine-protein kinase, active: MTSTAELYSQDDVLEMDLVHLGRRKPMAEGASSQVHTIKAAFTHLSTTATDSLDREKRQIIMKRSPTPLFDPKGLPRDLVAAAGFLTELRILSHPEIRNAENIVTLLGLYWDPSDMMSHEPVFVLEYGAMTLSQFQDSNVALPFSTKLSLALDIAKGLAVLHHNGVIHGDLKPDNILMFVPSLWKAKLADFGASVFDTGQTRFLVGGTVPYAAPEWQTQAPNEMLKRTDVYSYGLVFAEIMIGFDAVARLFREPSQNRQPALLERMKADNTLHRYLFDQICIVDAENPRSHIDNLPLVMQLLELSVQKDPRDRNSSEILGALGTEQSEAQGSQPQRVSSSTLLQKVLANSISIPYSELNNIGGVVKQQVLHSLLRVAQTEADTRATTSFFELCVCYSSGFGLGPDGPDHSEASRWLISAAAAGHRWAWSICHRVSGFIPEENTRQTPMGTWLSESVTQGSRVALQCLEAIDPDEAARALALYRRTFCGNPDMLFLHIDPESAYDIQKDRRLTARGDTILHWAASVGHLNWIQTVLSYDSGKEIDLRNDQGDTALLCAMSAGHHAVVMELLRAGADASINNGINESPLHFLDNLDERQIRPVAIDLVKSRANPFAEASGYSGNACLEVKPTVPGCPLARTAAPNSYVAFEALLDAELHFPGSHDASILPRANSKFRRIVARAIQLCPVEILHVLKRRLQYFNQVDFGSIEIWDNRRRVTLPALCILGNSSAFVKSGIDWPEKFWRLVNFGGAHAARQGAILQLLCAQGVDLNFSNHGGPHNAVFLAVREGRRDALRWLLSSDTFSPDEVFGEHRPSGRGGRNEFLSFPVGFQNNDYKMDGSGRKPGVPLLRGIPFCIRNPRESGSGTQWILADAVMASIEHGHVDIFSDLLNARSSLALRYIPVSYFGVKPAPELSSLMAKFKRFARALKHGTAKRCIYQYEELNPGGFSLAWSHIFVANDVEQVAELDLPLLYMTLISYSIHHDMSFA, from the exons ATGACTTCTACGGCGGAGTTGTACTCTCAGGATGATGTCTTGGAGATGGATTTAGTGCACTTGGGTCGAAGAAAACCCATGGCAGAGGGAGCTTCATCTCAAGTACACACCATCAAAGCCGCGTTCACTCATCTGAGCACAACGGCAACCGACTCCTTGGATCGAGAAAAACGCCAAATTATTATGAAGCGGTCCCCAACGCCGCTCTTTGATCCGAAGGGACTCCCACGTGACCTagtggctgctgctgggttCCTCACAGAGCTGCGGATCCTATCTCATCCTGAGATTAGAAATGCCGAAAACATCGTTACTCTACTTGGGCTGTACTGGGATCCGTCAGATATG ATGTCTCACGAACCTGTATTCGTTCTTGAGTACGGAGCAATGACTCTGTCACAGTTCCAAGACAG CAACGTCGCCCTGCCCTTCAGTACCAAACTGAGTCTAGCGCTTGACATTGCCAAGGGGCTCGCCGTTCTTCACCATAACGGCGTTATCCACGGAGATCTCAAGCCAGACAATATTCTAATGTTTGTACCGAGCCTCTGGAAGGCCAAGTTGGCGGACTTTGGCGCTTCGGTGTTTGATACTGGTCAGACACGATTCCTCGTCGGAGGCACAGTACCATATGCAGCACCGGAATGGCAGACCCAAGCACCGAATGAGATGCTCAAACGGACAGATGTGTATTCGTATGGCTTGGTTTTTGCGGAAATTATGATCGGATTCGACGCAGTGGCGCGCCTTTTCAGGGAACCGTCCCAAAACCGCCAGCCGGCTCTTTTGGAAAGGATGAAGGCTGACAATACCTTGCACCGATATCTGTTTGATCAAATATGCATTGTCGACGCGGAAAACCCACGTTCTCATATCGATAACTTGCCACTTGTGATGCAACTGCTGGAGCTCAGCGTCCAGAAAGACCCCAGGGACAGGAATTCAAGTGAAATTCTAGGAGCTCTCGGAACAGA ACAATCAGAAGCACAGGGCTCTCAGCCCCAACGTGTATCCTCTTCAACCCTGCTACAGAAGGTTTTAGCAAACAGC ATATCAATACCCTACTCGGAGCTGAACAACATAGGCGGCGTTGTCAAGCAGCAAGTGTTGCACTCTTTACTTCGTGTTGCGCAAACTGAAGCGGATACTCGGGCAACAACCTCCTTCTTTGAGTTATGCGTGTGCTACTCTTCGGGATTCGGTCTCGGCCCTGACGGCCCAGATCACAGTGAAGCAAGCCGATGGTTAATCAGCGCTGCCGCGGCTGGCCATCGATGGGCATGGTCGATCTGTCACAGAGTGTCTGGGTTCATTCCCGAAGAGAACACAAGACAAACTCCCATGGGGACATGGCTGTCAGAGTCCGTGACTCAAGGCTCCAGGGTAGCCCTGCAATGCCTCGAAGCGATCGACCCCGATGAAGCAGCTCGCGCCCTGGCTCTATACCGACGGACCTTTTGCGGAAATCCGGACATGTTGTTTCTTCACATCGATCCTGAGTCCGCGTACGATATTCAAAAAGATCGGAGGCTGACCGCCCGGGGTGATACTATTCTCCACTGGGCAGCATCTGTTGGCCACTTGAACTGGATTCAAACTGTCCTATCTTACGATAGTGGGAAAGAAATCGACTTGAGAAACGATCAGGGTGATACTGCTCTTCTCTGTGCTATGAGCGCTGGACACCACGCAGTTGTTATGGAGCTACTAcgagccggcgccgatgccaGCATCAACAATGGTATCAACGAATCTCCTCTACACTTTTTGGATAACCTGGATGAAAGACAGATCAGGCCGGTGGCCATCGATCTTGTCAAATCAAGGGCAAACCCGTTCGCTGAAGCCTCAGGTTACAGCGGGAATGCTTGTTTAGAGGTGAAGCCAACGGTGCCAGGTTGTCCCTTGGCCAGGACAGCAGCTCCAAACAGCTACGTCGCCTttgaggccttgctggacGCCGAGTTACATTTTCCTGGAAGCCATGACGCATCGATACTACCTCGTGCCAATTCCAAATTTCGACGTATTGTGGCTCGGGCCATCCAGCTATGCCCTGTTGAGATTCTGCACGTCTTGAAGAGACGGTTGCAGTACTTCAACCAGGTTGACTTTGGAAGCATAGAGATCTGGGATAATAGGAGGAGGGTCACTCTCCCGGCACTTTGCATCCTCGGAAACTCTTCCGCGTTTGTCAAATCAGGAATCGACTGGCCAGAAAAGTTCTGGAGACTCGTGAACTTTGGTGGTGCCCACGCCGCTAGACAGGGGGCCATTCTTCAACTGCTCTGTGCACAAGGAGTAGATCTGAACTTTTCTAACCACGGAGGACCACATAATGCGGTCTTCCTGGCGGTCCGTGAGGGCCGAAGGGATGCTCTCCGCTGGCTATTGAGCAGCGACACGTTCAGTCCGGACGAGGTATTTGGAGAACACAGACCGAGTGGGCGCGGTGGGCGGAATGAGTTCCTGTCCTTTCCGGTCGGCTTCCAGAACAACGACTACAAGATGGACGGCTCTGGCCGGAAACCCGGAGTGCCACTGCTTCGCGGGATCCCTTTCTGCATCAGAAACCCACGAGAAAGTGGCAGCGGAACGCAATGGATCTTGGCCGATGCAGTGATGGCATCTATTGAACACGGTCATGTCGACATCTTCAGCGATCTCCTTAACGCTAGGTCATCGCTAGCCTTGCGGTACATACCCGTGTCTTACTTCGGAGTCAAGCCGGCGCCTGAATTGTCCAGCCTGATGGCAAAATTCAAACGCTTTGCGCGGGCGCTCAAGCACGGGACGGCCAAACGTTGTATCTACCAATATGAAGAGCTCAATCCCGGAGGTTTCAGTCTCGCGTGGTCACATATATTCGTAGCAAACGACGTTGAGCAAGTAGCTGAACTCGACCTGCCTTTGCTTTACATGACTCTCATATCGTATTCGATACATCACGATATGTCTTTCGCGTAA
- a CDS encoding Putative protein kinase-like domain superfamily yields the protein MVFEPPSTHMVSLRSLLVSDHQAQRTRDLDARLGLARQLVASLFRLFEVSWLHKSLWSGNAVFFDPKIAVSQKVSAEAQDVHKIPKPHLLGFDLSRRDASAELTEAVPSSMVEVSRERVRRLCRHPDLSSEARSGFYPHYRRKHDAYSLGIMLLEIGLWCPIDKIASRSREPEVFQREDLREKVRGLRALMGRRYWEVVERCLFIGFGEDELPEMSESQELRNMQEYLSGFDQLVVTELEQMSM from the coding sequence ATGGTGTTCGAACCCCCTTCAACACACATGGTATCCTTGCGATCCCTTTTAGTGTCCGATCATCAGGCCCAGAGAACGCGGGACTTGGACGCCCGCCTCGGACTAGCGAGACAGCTCGTGGCAAGCCTCTTTCGACTTTTTGAGGTCTCATGGTTGCACAAGAGCTTGTGGAGCGGCAATGCCGTGTTTTTCGACCCCAAGATCGCGGTATCCCAAAAGGTCTCCGCTGAAGCACAAGACGTACACAAGATACCGAAACCGCATTTACTTGGTTTCGACTTGTCGCGGCgcgacgcctcggccgaACTGACGGAAGCAGTACCCAGTTCCATGGTCGAAGTCAGCCGTGAGCGTGTTCGTCGCCTGTGCCGCCACCCCGATCTGTCTTCCGAAGCGAGAAGCGGGTTCTACCCGCATTATCGTCGGAAGCACGATGCCTACAGCCTGGGCATAATGTTGCTGGAGATAGGGCTTTGGTGTCCGATTGACAAGATTGCATCCAGGAGTAGGGAGCCCGAGGTTTTCCAGAGAGAGGACCTGAGGGAAAAGGTCAGGGGACTGAGAGCATTGATGGGTAGGAGGTATTGGGAGGTTGTGGAGAGGTGCTTGTTTATAGGATTCGGTGAGGATGAGTTGCCGGAGATGAGCGAGTCACAGGAGTTGAGGAACATGCAGGAATACTTGAGTGGGTTCGACCAGCTTGTTGTGACTGAGTTGGAGCAAATGTCGATGTGA